The following coding sequences lie in one Anguilla rostrata isolate EN2019 chromosome 8, ASM1855537v3, whole genome shotgun sequence genomic window:
- the LOC135262277 gene encoding septin-7-like isoform X2, with translation MVVGESGLGKSTLINSLFLTDLYSPEYPGPSHRIKKTVQVEQSKVLIKEGGVQLLLTIVDTPGFGDAVDNSNCWQPVIDHIDTKFEDYLNAESRVNRRQMPDSRVHCCLYFIAPSGHGLKPLDIEFMKRLHEKVNIIPLIAKADTLTPEECQQFKKQIMREIQEHKIKIYEFPQTDDEEENKLVKKIKDRLPLAVVGSNTIIEVDGKRVRGRQYPWGVAEVENPEHCDFTILRDMLIRTHMQDLKDVTNNFHYENYRSRKLAAVTCNGMDNHKSKGQLTKSPLAQMEEERREHVAKMKKMEMEMEQVFEMKVKEKIQKLKDSEAELQRRHEQMKKGLEAQHKELEEKRRQFEEEKSSWEAQQRLLEQQKLDASRTLEKNKKKKIFS, from the exons ATGGTCGTGG GAGAGTCCGGTTTGGGGAAGTCCACCCTCATCAACTCCCTGTTCCTCACGGACCTGTACTCCCCGGAATACCCTGGACCGTCCCACAGAATTAAGAAGACCGTACAG GTGGAGCAGTCCAAGGTGTTGATAAAGGAAGGGGGGGTTCAGCTGCTTCTCACCATTGTTGACACCCCGGGGTTTGGGGATGCCGTGGACAACAGCAACTG CTGGCAGCCAGTAATCGATCACATCGACACTAAGTTTGAGGATTATCTCAACGCCGAGTCCCGCGTCAACCGCCGCCAGATGCCTGACAGCCGAGTGCACTGCTGCCTGTACTTCATCGCCCCCTCTGGCCATGG ACTGAAGCCGCTGGACATTGAGTTCATGAAAAGGTTACACGAGAAGGTGAACATCATCCCGCTCATCGCCAAAGCCGACACCCTCACGCCCGAGGAGTGCCAACAGTTCAagaagcag ataATGAGGGAAATTCAGGAGCACAAGATTAAGATCTACGAGTTTCCCCAGACTGACGATGAGGAGGAGAACAAGCTTGTGAAGAAGATTAAG GACCGCCTGCCTCTGGCTGTTGTCGGTAGCAACACCATCATCGAGGTGGACGGGAAGCGTGTGCGAGGGAGGCAGTACCCCTGGGGCGTGGCCGAAG TGGAGAACCCTGAACACTGTGACTTCACCATCCTGCGGGACATGCTCATCAG gACCCACATGCAGGATCTGAAGGACGTGACCAACAACTTTCACTATGAGAACTACCGCAGCAGGAAGCTGGCTGCCGTCACCTGCAACGGCATGGACAACCACAAGAGCAAGGGTCAGCTGACCAA GAGCCCCCTGGCGCAGatggaggaggaaaggagggaacaTGTGGCGAAGATGAagaagatggagatggagatggagcaGGTGTTTGAGATGAAGGTCAAAGAGAAAATCCAGAAGCTGAAAGACTCAGAGGCTGAG TTGCAGAGGCGTCATGAGCAGATGAAGAAGGGTCTGGAGGCGCAGCAtaaggagctggaggagaagcgGCGGCAGTTtgaggaggagaagagcagctGGGAGGCGCAGCAGCGGCTGCTGGAGCAGCAGAAACTTGACGCCTCCAG gACTTTggaaaagaataagaaaaagaagatcTTTTCATAA
- the LOC135262277 gene encoding septin-7-like isoform X1, whose protein sequence is MVVGESGLGKSTLINSLFLTDLYSPEYPGPSHRIKKTVQVEQSKVLIKEGGVQLLLTIVDTPGFGDAVDNSNCWQPVIDHIDTKFEDYLNAESRVNRRQMPDSRVHCCLYFIAPSGHGLKPLDIEFMKRLHEKVNIIPLIAKADTLTPEECQQFKKQIMREIQEHKIKIYEFPQTDDEEENKLVKKIKDRLPLAVVGSNTIIEVDGKRVRGRQYPWGVAEVENPEHCDFTILRDMLIRTHMQDLKDVTNNFHYENYRSRKLAAVTCNGMDNHKSKGQLTKFDTGEGMSPLAQMEEERREHVAKMKKMEMEMEQVFEMKVKEKIQKLKDSEAELQRRHEQMKKGLEAQHKELEEKRRQFEEEKSSWEAQQRLLEQQKLDASRTLEKNKKKKIFS, encoded by the exons ATGGTCGTGG GAGAGTCCGGTTTGGGGAAGTCCACCCTCATCAACTCCCTGTTCCTCACGGACCTGTACTCCCCGGAATACCCTGGACCGTCCCACAGAATTAAGAAGACCGTACAG GTGGAGCAGTCCAAGGTGTTGATAAAGGAAGGGGGGGTTCAGCTGCTTCTCACCATTGTTGACACCCCGGGGTTTGGGGATGCCGTGGACAACAGCAACTG CTGGCAGCCAGTAATCGATCACATCGACACTAAGTTTGAGGATTATCTCAACGCCGAGTCCCGCGTCAACCGCCGCCAGATGCCTGACAGCCGAGTGCACTGCTGCCTGTACTTCATCGCCCCCTCTGGCCATGG ACTGAAGCCGCTGGACATTGAGTTCATGAAAAGGTTACACGAGAAGGTGAACATCATCCCGCTCATCGCCAAAGCCGACACCCTCACGCCCGAGGAGTGCCAACAGTTCAagaagcag ataATGAGGGAAATTCAGGAGCACAAGATTAAGATCTACGAGTTTCCCCAGACTGACGATGAGGAGGAGAACAAGCTTGTGAAGAAGATTAAG GACCGCCTGCCTCTGGCTGTTGTCGGTAGCAACACCATCATCGAGGTGGACGGGAAGCGTGTGCGAGGGAGGCAGTACCCCTGGGGCGTGGCCGAAG TGGAGAACCCTGAACACTGTGACTTCACCATCCTGCGGGACATGCTCATCAG gACCCACATGCAGGATCTGAAGGACGTGACCAACAACTTTCACTATGAGAACTACCGCAGCAGGAAGCTGGCTGCCGTCACCTGCAACGGCATGGACAACCACAAGAGCAAGGGTCAGCTGACCAA aTTTGACACAGGTGAAGGCAT GAGCCCCCTGGCGCAGatggaggaggaaaggagggaacaTGTGGCGAAGATGAagaagatggagatggagatggagcaGGTGTTTGAGATGAAGGTCAAAGAGAAAATCCAGAAGCTGAAAGACTCAGAGGCTGAG TTGCAGAGGCGTCATGAGCAGATGAAGAAGGGTCTGGAGGCGCAGCAtaaggagctggaggagaagcgGCGGCAGTTtgaggaggagaagagcagctGGGAGGCGCAGCAGCGGCTGCTGGAGCAGCAGAAACTTGACGCCTCCAG gACTTTggaaaagaataagaaaaagaagatcTTTTCATAA